One genomic window of Medicago truncatula cultivar Jemalong A17 chromosome 1, MtrunA17r5.0-ANR, whole genome shotgun sequence includes the following:
- the LOC11411581 gene encoding ananain: MKLLSTVVLMMIFLASAYSVVDESPTITLSEFESYPTLSEASVDKLFHDWMLEHNRTYSSSNEMKKRRELFKKKLEHVKEFNKGNHSYTIGINQFSD, encoded by the exons atgaagctgCTTAGTACTGTTGTTTTGATGATGATCTTTCTGGCATCTGCTTATTCTGTTGTTGATGAGTCTCCAACAATAACACTCTCTGAATTTGAATCATATCCAACACTTTCAGAAGCATCCGTTGATAAATTGTTTCATGATTGGATGTTGGAGCATAATCGGACATATTCAAGCAGCAACGAGATGAAGAAACGTCGAGAACTATTCAAGAAGAAATTGGAACATGTTAAGGAGTTTAACAaag GTAATCACAGTTACACAATTGGCATAAATCAATTTTCTGATTGA